A segment of the Gemmatimonadota bacterium genome:
CGAAGATCACGAGGTCCGCCTCCGAGACGATCTCGTTGGCGCACTTGCGGGAGTAGGTGCCCACCACGCCCGCGGACAGCGGGTGGTCCTCGAGTATCGTACCCTTGGCGTTCAGCGAAGTCGCAACCGGGATGGACAGTTTCTCGGCCAACCGTACAACCTCGGCCTGCGCGCCCGATGCGGTGACCCCTCCTCCCGCGACCAGTACCGGCCGCTCCGATCGCGCAATGCGCTGCGCTGCTTCCGCGACACGACCCGGCTCCGGTTCGGGGCGGAAGGCCGGATACCGGGAGAAGGAAGACTCCACGGTCACCTCGGCATCAAGCTTCGACCCTGCCGCGAGATCACCGGACAGCCCCAGGAAGTCCAGGTGGACCGGACGGGGCGCGCCCGTGGTGGCCTCGCGGAAGGCCTGACGCAGCAGGAACGGGATCTGTTCCACACCGTCCACGTAGGCATTGAACTTGGTGACCGGGTCGTAGAGGGGGCGGTGGTCCACTTCCTGGTAGGCCTGTTGGTAGAGGTAGTGGGGCATCCAGCGGCCCGTGACGGCGATGACCGGCGAGCATGCGAGCCAGGCGTCCTGGAGCCCGGCGGCGAGATTGGCCGCGCCCACGGACTGCGCCATGGCGATGCCGGGACCGTGGGCGACCCGCGCGTAACCGTCGGCCATGTATGCCGCGGCCTTTTCGGAATGGCACCGGATCCGCCGGATACCCAGTTTCTCCATCTCCACCAGGGCACCGTCCAGCACATAGGGAACGTGGAAGACGGCCCGGATCCCGTAACCGCGCAGCATCTCCGCGATGTACCGGTAGCCGGTCATTTTAGCCATCGGGTTACCTCGGTCAGATATTGTACGGTATAAACGGCCTGGGGCGGCTCACCGCGTAGCTCTCGCCACCGCGGATCTCTCGTCAAAATTATGCCAGTGCAGCACGGGACCAGCGGATCGGCACAAACAAAAACAGGGGCGGTCTTAGGAACCGCCCCTGATCGATCGAGTAGCGGGGGGAGGATTTGAACCTCCGACCTTTGGGTTATGAGCCCAACGAGCTACCAGACTGCTCCACCCCGCGTCGTCTATCCTGTTAATATACGGAATTCGCGGTTTCTGTCAAATGCTTTTTGCCGAATGCGGCACGTCCGTCATCGCCGAACCATCGGTGATGCCGCACCCCGCGAAGAGGGTGCGCTGCACCGCCATATCGTGGTCCAGGGTATAGTCCGGCTCCTTCGCGCCGGATATACAGGCCGCGAGTTCGGTCAGCAGCGAAGGCGGTCCCGGTGGCGTCGGAACGGACAGCTCCTGCCATCCCGCCGCATAGTCTTCGAAGGCATCCGCCAGCGAAAGCGTCAGGTTGTTCGAACCGATCGGCGTGTGGATGGCCGTACCCTTCGTGCCGTACAACTCGATGCGCCGGGTCAGCCCGCTCTCCACG
Coding sequences within it:
- a CDS encoding Gfo/Idh/MocA family oxidoreductase, with the protein product FMGKPQQVDATFGQFHGERKHVDNAVVVHRFDGGGLGTVDTASMHVESGLTRRIELYGTKGTAIHTPIGSNNLTLSLADAFEDYAAGWQELSVPTPPGPPSLLTELAACISGAKEPDYTLDHDMAVQRTLFAGCGITDGSAMTDVPHSAKSI